The genomic window AGCGGCAGGCCAAGCTGCGCGCCGGCAGGCTGGAAATCGCTGAGCAGCGCGCGCAGGCGCTCCAGGGTGGCGGCGTCGTTGCCCAGCCAGAACACCTTCATGCCTTGCAATTGCAGGAGGTGGGAGAGGGCGCTCCAGGTGCCCGGGGCCATCTCCCCGCTGACCACTACGCCGTCGGCCAGGCGCTCGCGGGCGACGGTCTGAAGGAACTCCAGGCGTGCCACCGGATCGATGCGCACGTCGCAGATCAGCAGGTGCACTCCGCCCTGGCTGCGCAGCCGGTCCAGAGCGTAGGCATTGCTGGAAACCTCCGAAAGAAAGCTGTAGCCCAGGTGATGCAGCGCGGTGACAGCGGTCGAACGATGCAGGCCGGACGCCTGGAGCACGAGCGCGGAGAGCGGAGGCATGGTTGGTTCTCTAGGAGGATTGGTCTGACACATTCTCGAAAACGCTGTCCTTCCTGTGATGAGGAGGATTCCAGTTCGTTTGTCAGATAAATCCGCCTCTTCAGCGCTGTGCCCACCCAACCGGTATCGCGACCCGTCAATAGCCTGGAGAGAAAGCTCGAACAAGTTCGAGGGTCGGACAGGTTCTCGTCTGCCTCAGGTCAGCTTCCTTCCGACAGCCCGGGATTACAACGGAATCACCGACCCGCCAGGGCCATTTCGGAAGGAGTCGAATCATGAAACATCTTCGTCACGTGGAAGGCGGGACGGGCGACGGAAAAGTCGGTCTGTTCGGCCTGACCTCACTGATCGTCGGCAGCGCCATCGGCTCCGGCATCTTCGCCTTGCCCGCCACGCTCACCGGCGGCGCAGGCGCGCTGGGTATCCTCTGCGGCTGGGCCATCGTGGCCTTCGGCATGCTCGCGCTGGTGTCGGTCTACCGTAACCTCACCCTGCGCCAGCCGGACATCGACGACGGCATCTACGGTTGGTCGAAGGCCGGCTTCGGGCATATCGGCGGCTTCATCGGCGCCTACGGCCATGGTGCCGGCGACGCCATCGGCAACGCCTCCTACCTGGTGGTGATCTTCAGTGCGCTGGGCGCCTTCGGGATCTTCTCCTGGTTCGGTGACGGCACCACCTGGCCCGCCATATTCGCCGCCTCGGCGCTGCTGTGGGTGATCAACGGGCTGGTGTTGCGCGGTGTGAAAACCAGCACCACGGTGAACAACATCGCCACCGTCGCCAAGGTGGTGCCCATCGTGCTGTTCCTGGGCCTTGCGCTCTACCACTTCGACAGCCGCGTGTTCCTCACCGATTTCCGCGGCCAGAGCCATGGCACGTCGATCTTCGAGCAGAGCAAGACGGTGCTGCTGGCCGCCATGTGGACGCTGATCGGCCTGGAGTCCGGCACCATCTACGCCACCCGTGCGCGCAAACTCTCCGACGTGGCCAAGGCGTCGACCCTCGGGGCGATCATCGTCTCGCTGCTGCTGGTGGGCACCTCGGTGCTGGCGCTGGGCATCCTGCCGGCGGCGCAGATCACCCAGTTGCACCAGCCCTCCATGGCGGGGCTCATGGCTGCCATGGTCGGGCCCTGGGGCGGCATGCTGATCAACATCTGCCTGATCGTCTCGGTGGTCGGTGCGCTGATCGCCTGGGTCGCGCTGAGCGCCGAGGAAGTCATGCTCTCCGGCCGCGGCCACAGCTCCACCCGTTGGCTCGGCTGCCTCAACGCCAATGGCGCGCCGCGCAACGCTATGTGGCTGACCACCGGGATCGCCCAGGCGATGATGCTGGTGGCCGGTTTCAGCCATGCCGGCTACCTCGCGCTGCTGTCGTTCTCCACCTCGCTGGCGCTGATCCCGTACCTGCTGTCGTCGATGTATTCCTTCCAGTGCGCCTGCAACGGGCGCGGCTATGAAGGCGCCAAGGCCCATGGCCGTTATCGCGAGATGGCGCTGTCGGCCTTCGCCGTGTGCTTCGTGCTGTTCATGCTCTACGGCGCCGGCCTGAAATACGTGCTGCTGGCCGCGGTGGTCTGGGCCGTTGGCCTGCCGCTGTTCATCCTGGGCAAACGCGAACAGCGGGCGAAACTCAGCGCCGTTGAATGGGGCGTGTGCCTGGTCGTGGTCGGCATGGCCCTGGCCGGGCTGCTCGGCCTGTGGACGGGGCACCTGGTCCTGTAATCGGGACGCTCTGCCCACGCCGCCCGCCGAACCCGGCGGGCGGCGTCGTTCTTTTGTGCGAATATTTTTCTGCTTCCTCGCTTGATGTCCCGCGCGCCCGCCCGCTCTGGCCTGCGGGTTCTCCACGGCGCACGCCGGTGAAACCCAAGGTCGATCCCTGTTGTCCCACGTGTTAGGGTCCTCGGGCTCCCTTTCACGTCCGCAGTGGCTTCCCACGGCGCTGCGGCACGCCCTGAACATGGAGAAATGGCTCATGTCACGTCCCACATCACGGGGGCCTGTCGACACCGCCATGGTCCCGCAAAGCGAGGCCTCAGCCACGGCGCTGCTGAACCTCTGGCTCAGCCGACCTCAGCAGACCGCCCTGTTCCTGGATGTCGACGGAACCCTTCTGGACATCGCCGACTCGCCGGATGCGGTCGTCGTACCGCCCGGCTTGCTCGACGCGCTCGCCCAGTTGCAGCGCAGTCTCGACGGTGCCCTGGCCCTGATCAGCGGCCGCCCGGTCGAGGAACTCGACCGGCTCCTGCAACCCGTGCGTCTCGCCGCCAGCGGCGGCCACGGCGCCCACTGGCGCGAGCGCGGCGACAGCCCGCTGCGCTGCACCACCCCCGATCTGCCCGCCAACCTGCGGCTGCAGTTGAACGCGCTGGCGCAGCGGCATGTCGGCATCCAGATCGAGGACAAAGGCACCAGCGTGGCGCTTCACTACCGCGCCGCCCCCGACCTGGCCACCGCGCTGCGCGAGGCCGTGCAAACCCTGCTGCACGCGCCGGAAGGCACCGGGTTGCGCTTGCTCAACGGCAAGCAGGTCTACGAAGTCGTTTCCGAAGGCGTCGACAAGGCGCAGGCGATCCAGCGGCTGCTGGGCACGCCGGCTTTTGCCGGGCGCCTGCCGCTGTACATCGGCGACGACGTCACCGACGAGCCCGCCATCGCGCTGATGCCCACCCTGGGCGGCCTGGGCCTGTCGGTCGGGCGCGCCTTGCCCGGCGCCAGCGCGGTGTTCAGCGACGCGGAGCAGGTCCGAGACGCATTGATGCAAGCAGGAGGAATTCACCGATGACGAACCGGCACGACGGTGCGTTGGAACTGGGCCTGATCGGCAACTGCCGGGTGGCCGCCCTGGTCAACCCGCAGGCGCGCCTGGTGTGGTGGCGCTACCCGAACTTCGACAGCGATCCGGTATTTTCCCGGTTGCTGGCCGGCGACGACGAGAAGGGTTTTGCCGACCTGGTGCTGGAGAACCAGGTCAGCAGCGCCTCCGAGTACCAGCGCAACACCGCGATCATCACCACCGTGTTGCGCGACGACAACGGCGGCGCGGTGCGCATCACCGACTTCGCTCCGCGCGCATCCGCTACGGTCTGCTGTCCGAGGACCTGCATCCGCACACCGGGGAGCTGTGGGGGAACATCCCGCAGACCTACTCCATGACCGGGCTGATCAACTCCGCCATGCGCCTGTCCATCGGCTGGGAGGACGGTCCATGCCGCGCCTCGTGGTGATTTCCAACCGGGTCGCGATCCCCGACGAGAACGGCCCGGCCCCCGGCGGCCTTGCCGTGGCCGTGGAGGCGGCGATGCGCCACCGCGAAGGCATCTGGTTCGGCTGGAGCGGCGAGAAGGCCGAGGAGCCGGGGCCGCCGACGGTGGTCCAGCGCGATAACCTGCAGTACATCCTCACCGACCTGCACCCGCAGGACTTCGAAGAGTACTACAACGGCTTCGCCAACCGCGTACTCTGGCCGATCCTGCATTACCGGGTGGACCTGGCCGAGTGCAACGAGGCCGAGTTCGGCGGGTACCAGCGGGTCAACGAGTTCTTCGCCGAGCGCCTGAGCCCGCTGCTGGAGGAGGACGACGTCCTCTGGGTCCACGATTACCACCTGATTCCCCTGGCATCCGCGCTCAGGCAGCGTGGGCACGGCAACCGCATCGGCTTCTTCCTGCACATCCCGATGCCGCCGGCCGACCTCATTACCGCGCTGCCGCACCATGACGAACTGATCCGCGCGTTGACCCAATACAACCTGATCGGCTTCCAGACCGAGAACGACGCCAGCAACTTCGCGCGCTACCTGACCCGCGTGGTGGGCGCGGCGACGCCCGATGGCCGGCGCTATCACCTGGAAGACCAGCAATTTCGCGTCGGTGTGTTCCCGGTGGGGGTGGATGCCGCCGGGTTCCGCCGGCTCGCCGAAGAGGCGGCGCAGAGCCAGGCCGCCCAGGACCTGCGCGAGAGCCTCGGCGGCCGGGCGCTGATGGTGGGGGTGGACCGCCTGGATTACTCCAAGGGCATCGTCAATCGGCTGGACGGCTACGAGCGCTTCCTGGAGCGCAACCCGGGCTGGCACAACCGCGTCACCTGCCTGCAGATTTCACCGGGCAGCCGCCAGGATATTCCGGAGTACGTCGACATCGATGCGGCCGTCAGCGCGCGGGTAGGGCATATCAACGGGCGTTTCGGCGCGGTGTCCTGGGTGCCGCTGCGCTACGTGGCGCGCAATCACCACCGTGCCGACATCGCCATGGTCATGCGCCACGCACGGATTGGCCTGGTGACGCCGCTGCGCGATGGCATGAACCTGGTTGCCAAGGAGTTCGTCGCCGCCCAGGACCCGGACGACCCCGGCGTGCTCATCCTTTCCCAGTTCGCGGGTGCCGCCGCCGAGTTGGGCGGCGCGCTGATCGTCAATCCTCATGACCGCGACGCCCTGGCCGACGCCATGCACCAGGCCCTGCGCATGCCGCTCAAGGAGCGCCAGGCCCGCTACCGCGACATGTATGCGGTGCTGGAGGCCAACGATATCCGTTTCTGGGGGCCGAGCTTCATCGACGCGCTGACCCGGCCGGGCAGGGCGCTGAACTGGTTGTCGAATCATTACCTGGGCCATTGAGCGCGCGGTTGACACTGTTCGCGAGCTAGCTCGCTCCTACGAAAACACTGCGGAGCCCGGCGCTGGCTGTAGGAGCGAGCTGGCTCGCGAACTCGCTCGGGCGTGATCGAGGGTAGGGCCCGCTCTTACAGGGCGCATCGGCGCCCGCCGTTCTGCCCGTGAAACGAAAAACCCCGCCTGGGCGGGGTTTTCTCTGAGCCTTCGAAGGCTAGGGCGCAGGCTTCTTGCCCTCGGACTTCGCCCATTGCGACTTCCGCTCGACCTTCACAGCCAACTGGCCCACGGGAATTTCCTGGATTTCGCCACCCTGGGAGAGGAAGGCGGCAATCTTCTCATCGAGCTCCGAACGTTCGCGAATCAGCTGTGAATCCGTCATGAAATCACCTATGCGTTGGGGCGCCAAACCGGCCCCGCCAGCCTACACGTCTTTTGCCAATTACGCCGAGATTGCTCGACCATTTGTCAAAATCACCACGGCACGTGAAAAAAAACTATGAATCGCCGCCAAAACTTGTATTCTGCATGGGCTGCCTGCCCAGTAACGAGTTCCGCGACTTGATGTTCTTCTA from Pseudomonas sp. GCEP-101 includes these protein-coding regions:
- the otsB gene encoding trehalose-phosphatase, translated to MSRPTSRGPVDTAMVPQSEASATALLNLWLSRPQQTALFLDVDGTLLDIADSPDAVVVPPGLLDALAQLQRSLDGALALISGRPVEELDRLLQPVRLAASGGHGAHWRERGDSPLRCTTPDLPANLRLQLNALAQRHVGIQIEDKGTSVALHYRAAPDLATALREAVQTLLHAPEGTGLRLLNGKQVYEVVSEGVDKAQAIQRLLGTPAFAGRLPLYIGDDVTDEPAIALMPTLGGLGLSVGRALPGASAVFSDAEQVRDALMQAGGIHR
- a CDS encoding trehalase-like domain-containing protein, with product MTNRHDGALELGLIGNCRVAALVNPQARLVWWRYPNFDSDPVFSRLLAGDDEKGFADLVLENQVSSASEYQRNTAIITTVLRDDNGGAVRITDFAPRASATVCCPRTCIRTPGSCGGTSRRPTP
- a CDS encoding amino acid permease encodes the protein MKHLRHVEGGTGDGKVGLFGLTSLIVGSAIGSGIFALPATLTGGAGALGILCGWAIVAFGMLALVSVYRNLTLRQPDIDDGIYGWSKAGFGHIGGFIGAYGHGAGDAIGNASYLVVIFSALGAFGIFSWFGDGTTWPAIFAASALLWVINGLVLRGVKTSTTVNNIATVAKVVPIVLFLGLALYHFDSRVFLTDFRGQSHGTSIFEQSKTVLLAAMWTLIGLESGTIYATRARKLSDVAKASTLGAIIVSLLLVGTSVLALGILPAAQITQLHQPSMAGLMAAMVGPWGGMLINICLIVSVVGALIAWVALSAEEVMLSGRGHSSTRWLGCLNANGAPRNAMWLTTGIAQAMMLVAGFSHAGYLALLSFSTSLALIPYLLSSMYSFQCACNGRGYEGAKAHGRYREMALSAFAVCFVLFMLYGAGLKYVLLAAVVWAVGLPLFILGKREQRAKLSAVEWGVCLVVVGMALAGLLGLWTGHLVL
- the otsA gene encoding alpha,alpha-trehalose-phosphate synthase (UDP-forming) — protein: MPRLVVISNRVAIPDENGPAPGGLAVAVEAAMRHREGIWFGWSGEKAEEPGPPTVVQRDNLQYILTDLHPQDFEEYYNGFANRVLWPILHYRVDLAECNEAEFGGYQRVNEFFAERLSPLLEEDDVLWVHDYHLIPLASALRQRGHGNRIGFFLHIPMPPADLITALPHHDELIRALTQYNLIGFQTENDASNFARYLTRVVGAATPDGRRYHLEDQQFRVGVFPVGVDAAGFRRLAEEAAQSQAAQDLRESLGGRALMVGVDRLDYSKGIVNRLDGYERFLERNPGWHNRVTCLQISPGSRQDIPEYVDIDAAVSARVGHINGRFGAVSWVPLRYVARNHHRADIAMVMRHARIGLVTPLRDGMNLVAKEFVAAQDPDDPGVLILSQFAGAAAELGGALIVNPHDRDALADAMHQALRMPLKERQARYRDMYAVLEANDIRFWGPSFIDALTRPGRALNWLSNHYLGH